In Quercus robur chromosome 10, dhQueRobu3.1, whole genome shotgun sequence, a genomic segment contains:
- the LOC126702628 gene encoding uncharacterized protein LOC126702628 codes for MGNCQAIDAATLVVQHTSGKVDTFYWPVSANEIMKMNPGHYVALLISTTLCQTSDKENCPVKNEHNNNNNSNSNSNSNSNSNQVRLTRIKLLRPTDTLVLGQVYRLITTQEVMKGLWAKKQAKMRKSHSESAEKPGSDQPETAARRSDAENDKHVTKHERHRPRTTSSSSSSSTNSATTARSRTWQPSLKSISEATS; via the exons atgggaaaCTGCCAAGCCATTGATGCAGCAACACTAGTGGTTCAACACACAAGTGGGAAAGTAGACACTTTCTATTGGCCTGTGAGTGCTAATGAGATCATGAAGATGAACCCTGGTCACTATGTTGCTCTTCTCATCTCCACCACTTTGTGTCAAACCAGCGACAAAGAAAACTGCCCAGTTAAGAATGAacacaacaataacaacaacagcaacagcaacagcaacagcaacagcaacagcaatCAGGTTCGTTTAACTAGGATCAAGCTGCTCCGTCCCACCGACACTCTTGTTCTTGGCCAAGTTTATAGACTCATCACTACTCaag AGGTTATGAAAGGCTTGTGGGCAAAGAAGCAAGCAAAGATGAGGAAAAGCCACTCAGAATCAGCAGAGAAGCCAGGTTCTGATCAGCCAGAGACAGCAGCCAGAAGATCTGATGCAGAGAATGACAAACAT GTAACCAAACATGAGAGACACCGACCAAGGACaacctcatcatcatcatcatcatcaactaaCTCTGCCACCACAGCCAGGTCAAGAACATGGCAACCATCGTTAAAAAGCATCTCAGAGGCTACGAGTTGA